One Oncorhynchus masou masou isolate Uvic2021 chromosome 27, UVic_Omas_1.1, whole genome shotgun sequence genomic window carries:
- the LOC135516250 gene encoding transmembrane protein 88-like, with translation MSVIGTLEKGAHHQALELSEELSPLNHHHPHHHHLQHSNSLASSAPVGTPSGVVVPPPYSAAESGGGGSDAPLELRGSLDCWACSVLVTAQNLVIAGINACLAGLVFGLILTPAIAMVVFGFLCHSTVRPHGTSRYCSDLLNDGGCVALLVVGFLLVTPLLVLALAAYCRLARHLQLGLCFIPYSRAIYKNLPATQHPGLGGGCCGGSGAGGEGEGKGKVWV, from the exons ATGAGTGTGATCGGTACACTGGAGAAGGGGGCCCACCACCAGGCTCTGGAGCTCTCCGAGGAGCTCTCTCCcctcaaccaccaccaccctcaccaccaccacctccagcaCTCCAACTCTCTGGCCTCCAGCGCTCCTGTGGGGACCCCCTCCGGCGTGGTGGTGCCTCCCCCGTACTCTGCAGCTGAGAGTGGGGGAGGTGGTAGTGACGCTCCCCTGGAGCTCCGAGGCTCTCTGGACTGCTGGGCGTGCTCGGTGCTGGTGACGGCCCAGAACCTGGTCATCGCTGGGATCAACGCCTGCCTGGCCGGACTGGTGTTCGGACTCATCCTCACCCCCGCCATCGCCATGGTGGTGTTCGGGTTCCTCTGTCATTCTACG GTGCGCCCTCATGGGACGTCCCGCTACTGCTCGGACCTGCTGAATGACGGTGGCTGTGTGGCCCTCCTGGTTGTGGGTTTCCTCCTGGTCACACCCCTCCTGGTCCTGGCTCTGGCCGCCTACTGCCGCCTGGCCCGCCACCTCCAGCTGGGCCTCTGCTTTATACCATACTCCAGGGCTATCTACAAGAACCTGCCCGCCACACAGCACCCTGGCCTGGGAGGGGGCTGCTGTGGAGGCAGTGGcgctggaggggagggagaagggaagggtAAGGTCTGGGTgtga